The sequence GTATTAATATTTTTAAGCCTTAACACATTTCTCACAAGCGTTTCCATTTCTATTTTACTCATACGCATATTCGCTTTAACCGCCGATTTACACGCAATCGTATATAAAAGTCTTTCGTTCTTTTCCGTTATAAGTTCTTTCCTCATTTCCTCGCCTTGTGCGACAAGTTCAAGCACAAGCGGTTCAACCTCACCGAGTTCAACTTCACCCGGAACACTTCGTACAATAACCGCGTCGTCGCCGAATTCTTCCGACTCAAAGCCTATATCATCAAAAAGTTGTTTATTGTCACGATACGCAGTCATCTCACTGCCGGTAAGATTTACTATAACAGGTTCGATAAGCATTTGTGACACAACTTGTTTTGACGCAATATCTTTCTTCAATTCTTCATATTTCAAACGTTCGTGTGCCGCGTGCTGGTCTATAATCATCATTTCGTCGCCCTTTTCGGCTATGATGTACGAATCAAAAACCTGACCGACTATTTCAAAATATTCATCTGCAAAAACAGTTTCTTCGCGTTTCGGAACTTCGGTTTCAACATTTTGCTCCGTCGGTTTTTCTTCCTTAACGGTTTCAACCCCTACTGTTTCAGTAACAGGTCTTTCCTCATTCTTTATTTCTTCAACTGTGGCTTCTTCCGCTTTAACCGCGTCCTTTTTAGGAAGTATTCCGTTTGTTTCCGCTTTCGGAGTTTCAAGCGATACAGTTCTTGTATAAGGAATTTCGGATTGTCTTGGTTTTATAAAATTGGGTTTTAGTGATACAAAATCATTTTGTGTTTTAGTGTCCCCGACTTTATCCGTTTTACTGTCACTAACCAAATCATTTTTAGTGTCCCCACTGTTTTTCAGAAAATGATTTTCTCGTGGATTATATGCGGTTGTTTCGGGACGTTTTGTCATTGTCTTTGGAAGTGCGACCGCAAAGTCGCTCAGATTTAACTGTCCCTTTGGCGTATCACGTTTAAATTCTTCCGAAGTACGTTCGATTTTCGGTACATTCGGTATTTCGTAAAGTGCGTTTTTCACACCGTAATACACCGCATTATAAACCGCCTTTTCATCCGAAAACTTCACTTCAAGTTTTGTCGGGTGAACGTTAATGTCAATAAGTGACGGATTGATTTCTATATTAAGTATCGCCATAGGGAATTTGCCTATCATAATCTGATTTTTATAGGCATTTTCAAGTGCGGCGATTATTGTTCTGCTTGTTATGTATCTTCTGTTTACAAAAAAGCTCTGATAATTTCGCTTAGGCCGTGCAAGCGTTCCCTTGCCGATAAGACCTGTAATTTTAATACCGTCCGATTCGTATTCTACGGGAATTGTACCCTTTGCATAATCTCTGCCGTAAACTGTATAAACCGAATTTTCAAGTGAATTATCGCCCGGTGAAAACAATTTTTCTTTGTTGTCTATTATAAGTTTAAAGGATATTTCGGGATGTGCGAATATAAATCTCGTCATTATGTCCGTTATGTATCCTGCCTCAGTTGCGTCTTTTTTCAAGAATTTACGTCTTGCAGGTGTGTTGAAAAACAGATTTTCGACAAGTATCGATGTACCGTCGGGAATACCTGCCTCGTCAGAAGAAAGTATTTCTCCGCCTTTGCACGTTACACATACGCCTGTTTCATCCTCGTGTCGCTTTGTAAAAAGTTCAACTTCGGCAACAGCACCTATACTTGAAAGTGCCTCACCTCTGAAACCAAGCGTATAAATTGCGTCAAGGTCACTGCTCGTCTGCACCTTACTTGTCGCATGGCGTAAAAAGCATATTTTCGCATCCTCCTCCGACATACCGCTGCCGTTGTCGCTGACGCGCATATATATGCTTCCGCCTTTTTTTATCTCCACGCTTATCAGAGTTGCACCGGCATCTATGCTGTTTTCAACAAGTTCCTTTATAACGCTTGACGGACGTTCAACAACTTCGCCCGCCGCTATTTTATTTGAAACTTCACTGCTCAGTACATGAATTTTTCCCATCTTAAATCCTTTCAACCGCTAATACTTGTGTTCGATAACAGCCACAAGCATTTATATTTCCTTCGCTCTGTTTGCCAATTCGTAAAGCTTGTTCATCGCCTCAATCGGCGTGTACGTTGTGACATCCATATTTTTAAGTTCGTCTGCAATTTCGTTTGCTATACTGTCACCGAAACCGATTTGATTCGTTGTATCCTCGTGTTTTTTCGCCGTATGTTCTACAACGATTTCATCATTCTCAATCTTTTTCAAAATCTTCTTTGCACCGTTGATTACCTCTTTCGGAACACCTGCAAGTGCCGCAACTTCAATACCGTAACTGTCGTCCGCTCCGCCTCTGACGATTTTACGCAAAAACGTAATATCGTCACCACGTTTTTTTACGGCAATTCTGTAATTTTTAACACCGTCAAGTTCTTCCTCAAGTTCGGTAAGCTCATGATAGTGCGTTGCAAAAAGCGTCTTTGCGCCGATTTTGTGCTTATTTTGTATGTACTCAACAACCGCCCAAGCTATCGACAATCCGTCAAATGTGCTTGTACCGCGTCCGATTTCATCAAGAATAATAAGCGATTTTGACGTTGCATTCTTCAAAATGTGACTTACTTCCGTCATTTCAAGCATAAACGTACTCTGTCCCGACGAAATATCGTCAGACGCACCGACTCTTGTAAAAATCTTGTCCACAATACCGATTTTAGCCGACTTTGCAGGAACAAAACTTCCGATTTGTGCCATAAGAGTTATAAGTGCAACCTGTCGCATATACGTTGACTTACCTGCCATATTCGGACCTGTTATAATAATCATTCGGTCGTCATCGTTATTCAAAAGAGTGTCATTCGGTACAAACATCGAATTTTTTGACATTTTCTCAACAACAGGGTGTCGTCCGTCCGTAATTTCGATTTTGCCGTTATCCGATATTTCGGGCATGGTAAAGTTGTTTTTGTATGCAGTCTGTGCCAGCGACAAAAGTACGTCAGTCGTTGCGATAATATGTGCCGCATTTTTCAAACGCTCGATTTCCTCACTCACGCTTGTTCTGACCTGTTCAAAAACATAGCTTTCAAGCGTCACGATTTTTTCCGATGCACCGAGAATTGTGTTTTCGATTTCCTTTAGTTTCGGAGTAATGTATCTTTCACAGTTTGCAAGCGTTTGCTTTCTTATATAATAATCGGGTACGTCTTTTATCGCCGATTTTGTAATCTCTATATAGTAACCGAAAACCTTGTTATAGCCGACTTTCAGCTTGCTTATGCCCGTTGATTCACGTTCTTCATTTTCAAGTGCCGCAAGCCACTTTTTACCGTCACGCATTGCAATACGCAAATTGTCGATTTCCTCATTAAAGCCCTCTTTTATAACATTGCCGTCACGCAAAAGTGCCGGCGGTTCGTCATTTATCGCTCTTTCAAGCAAATCGCACACATCTTCAAGCAAATCAAAATTTTTACGCATATCACCAAGCATCGGTGACTTGACGTTGCTTAAAGTGTACTCAAGTTCAGGTAACTGTAAAAGCGTCATTTTAAGTGCAATTAAATCTTTCGGTGTAACAGTGCCAAGCGAAATACGGCTGATTATTCTTGATATATCATACGTTCCGGAAAGCACTGCCGAAAGGTCGTCGCGGAGCATTATATTCTCCGTAAGCTCCTTTACCGAATACAATCTCTTGTTTATCTCAATAGGATTGATAAGCGGCTTTTCAATCCACTGTTTTAAAAGTCTTGCACCCATTGACGTTTCTGTATTGTCAAGCACCCACAAAAGCGAACCTCTTTTAACCTTGTCACGCATTGTTTCGGTTATTTCAAGGTTACGTCTTGTATTCACGTCAATATCCATATACTGATTAACTTCGTATGTATTAATCGTGTTTAAATATGTAAGACTTGTTTTTTGCGTATGTTCCAAATACGCAATCATAGCACCGACCGCACGAACCGCATAAGGTTTTGTGTCAAGTGCTATTTCCGACAAGGAATTTTTACCGAACTGCTGCAGGATATTCTTTTCAAATTCCGAATTTTCAAAGAAATCGTCCGTACATTCGTCGGGAGTTATATGAAATCTCAACTCAACCTGTGCAGATAATTTTTCCGCCGCGTCCGAATTTAAGAGTATTTCTTTCGGCTCATATCTCGCTATTTCGTTTAGTGCCTCGTCCGCTCCGCTAATTTCGGTTGTATAAATCTCACCCGTTGAAATATCCGAAACCGCAAATCCGTATTTGTCACGCTGACTGTATATAACCGCAAGATAATTATTATTCTTTTCGTCAAGCAACTCCTCATCAACAACCGTACCCGGCGTCACTACACGAATAACCTCACGTTTTACAATACCTTTAGCGGTTTTAGGGTCCTCAACCTGTTCGCATATAGCAACCTTATACCCCTTTTCAATCAGCTTTGCAATATAAACCGACGCACTGTGAAAAGGAACGCCACACATTGGTGCGCGTTCCGAAAGTCCGCAGTCTTTACCTGTAAGCGTTATTTCAAGCTCCTTTGAAGCTTTTATGGCATCATCAAAAAACATTTCATAGAAATCACCCAATCTGTAAAATAATATACAGTCCTCGTATTCCTCCTTTGTTTTCAGATATTGAGTCATCATCGGCGTCATCTGCTCTTTTGCCATTCCGCTTTATCTCCTTGTCTTTAGATTTGTGTATAAATTAGTGACAGCCGCCGCAAGTGCTGCAATCATGCGTACAGTTTGGATCTTGTCCTGTGATGTAGAAATTCAGCATTTGATTAACTTGATTAACCATTGCGTCAAATTCTTTCTTTGCATCAATGTACTTCTTTATTGATTCCGATTTTTCAAGCATTTCTTCAAATGCTTCATTATTCTTCTGTATAGCTTCTTCACGCGAAATCTTGTTGTTTTGCATATCGCGTGCAAGGTTCATTCTCTGCAAGTTGAATTCCTTTAAAAGTGCCTGTGCCTCGTCATCATTTTCTTGTAAAATCTCGGCATTCTTTGCATTTTTCATTTCTTCTGAATTTTGGATAAGTTCTCCAAGTTCTCTTGTCTTTTCGATTATTTCGTTCATATTATTAAATTCCTTTCTTATTCTGCAATCTCACCGTTAAGGCTCCATGTGTGTGCCTCGGTAATTCTTACGTCTATATATTTTCCTATAAGCGATTTATCGCCCTTAAAGTTTACTATCTTTGAACTGTCACAACGGCCCGAAAGTGTTGTTTCGTCATTCTTGCTTACACCGTCGACAAGCACCTTTTCAACCCGTCCTACATACGCCTCATTTTTGCGTTTTGAAATTTCATTCTGTACTTCCAAAAGCTTGTTGAAATTCTCGTGTATTTCTTCGTCTGTAAGTACAAAATCAAGCTTTGCCGCAGGAGTTCCCTCACGTCTTGAATATATAAATGAGAATATGTTATCATACTCAACCTTACGAAGTACGTCAAGTGTTTCCTCAAAATCTTCCTTTGTTTCCGTTGGAAAACCGACTATAATATCGGTTGAAAGAGAAATGTTCGGTATTCTCTTTTTAACCTTTTCAATCTTTGCAAGATAATCTTCTTTTGTGTACTTTCTGTTCATTTCTTTCAAAATCTTGTTTGAACCTGCTTGAACAGGAAGATGAAGTTGTTTACAAACCTTGTCACATTCCGCAATCGCATCAATAAGTTTATCGCTCAAATCCTTTGGGTGTGATGTCATAAATCTGATACGTTCAACGCCCTCAATGTCATTTACCATACGAATAAGGTCTGCAAAGTCAACATCTGTGTCAAGGTCTTTGCCGTATGAATTTACATTCTGTCCTAAAAGTGCAATTTCACTGCAACCTCTTGCCACAAGTTCCTTAACTTCAGCTATAACCGCCTCAGGTGTACGGCTTCTTTCACGTCCGCGTACATACGGTACAATACAGTATGAGCAGAAATTGTTGCAGCCGTACATTACAGATACCCATGCTTTTTTATCATCGTCACGCATAATAGGAATATCCTCTGCGATTGCACCGTCACTGCTGTCAATATCGACAACTGTTTTCTTTTCGTGAATTGCTCTGTATAAAAGCTCCGGCATTTTGTAAAGTGCGTGTGTTCCGAAAACAAGGTCAACATGTTCGTGTACTTTTTTGATTTTCTCGGTAATATGCTCCTGTTGTACCATACAACCGCATACACCGATAACCATATCTTTTCTTTCTTCTTTGATGTGCTTTAAAATACCGAGTCTGCCGAAAACCTTTTGCTCCGCATTTTCACGCACCGCACAAGTATTATATATAACAACATCAGCTTTGTTGCTGTCGTCCGTAAAATCAAACCCCGCCTGTCTTAGCATACCTCTTATACGTTCGGTGTCGTTTTCATTCTGCTGACAACCGTATGTTTCGGTAAGCGCTAATTTTGCGTGTCCGTTTTGAGCAGCATAACGCATATTTTCTTCTTTGAGTTTCATTATATAGCTTTC comes from Hominilimicola fabiformis and encodes:
- the mutL gene encoding DNA mismatch repair endonuclease MutL, yielding MKGFKMGKIHVLSSEVSNKIAAGEVVERPSSVIKELVENSIDAGATLISVEIKKGGSIYMRVSDNGSGMSEEDAKICFLRHATSKVQTSSDLDAIYTLGFRGEALSSIGAVAEVELFTKRHEDETGVCVTCKGGEILSSDEAGIPDGTSILVENLFFNTPARRKFLKKDATEAGYITDIMTRFIFAHPEISFKLIIDNKEKLFSPGDNSLENSVYTVYGRDYAKGTIPVEYESDGIKITGLIGKGTLARPKRNYQSFFVNRRYITSRTIIAALENAYKNQIMIGKFPMAILNIEINPSLIDINVHPTKLEVKFSDEKAVYNAVYYGVKNALYEIPNVPKIERTSEEFKRDTPKGQLNLSDFAVALPKTMTKRPETTAYNPRENHFLKNSGDTKNDLVSDSKTDKVGDTKTQNDFVSLKPNFIKPRQSEIPYTRTVSLETPKAETNGILPKKDAVKAEEATVEEIKNEERPVTETVGVETVKEEKPTEQNVETEVPKREETVFADEYFEIVGQVFDSYIIAEKGDEMMIIDQHAAHERLKYEELKKDIASKQVVSQMLIEPVIVNLTGSEMTAYRDNKQLFDDIGFESEEFGDDAVIVRSVPGEVELGEVEPLVLELVAQGEEMRKELITEKNERLLYTIACKSAVKANMRMSKIEMETLVRNVLRLKNINTCPHGRPIIVTMSKKELEKEFKRIV
- the mutS gene encoding DNA mismatch repair protein MutS, which gives rise to MAKEQMTPMMTQYLKTKEEYEDCILFYRLGDFYEMFFDDAIKASKELEITLTGKDCGLSERAPMCGVPFHSASVYIAKLIEKGYKVAICEQVEDPKTAKGIVKREVIRVVTPGTVVDEELLDEKNNNYLAVIYSQRDKYGFAVSDISTGEIYTTEISGADEALNEIARYEPKEILLNSDAAEKLSAQVELRFHITPDECTDDFFENSEFEKNILQQFGKNSLSEIALDTKPYAVRAVGAMIAYLEHTQKTSLTYLNTINTYEVNQYMDIDVNTRRNLEITETMRDKVKRGSLLWVLDNTETSMGARLLKQWIEKPLINPIEINKRLYSVKELTENIMLRDDLSAVLSGTYDISRIISRISLGTVTPKDLIALKMTLLQLPELEYTLSNVKSPMLGDMRKNFDLLEDVCDLLERAINDEPPALLRDGNVIKEGFNEEIDNLRIAMRDGKKWLAALENEERESTGISKLKVGYNKVFGYYIEITKSAIKDVPDYYIRKQTLANCERYITPKLKEIENTILGASEKIVTLESYVFEQVRTSVSEEIERLKNAAHIIATTDVLLSLAQTAYKNNFTMPEISDNGKIEITDGRHPVVEKMSKNSMFVPNDTLLNNDDDRMIIITGPNMAGKSTYMRQVALITLMAQIGSFVPAKSAKIGIVDKIFTRVGASDDISSGQSTFMLEMTEVSHILKNATSKSLIILDEIGRGTSTFDGLSIAWAVVEYIQNKHKIGAKTLFATHYHELTELEEELDGVKNYRIAVKKRGDDITFLRKIVRGGADDSYGIEVAALAGVPKEVINGAKKILKKIENDEIVVEHTAKKHEDTTNQIGFGDSIANEIADELKNMDVTTYTPIEAMNKLYELANRAKEI
- a CDS encoding YlbF family regulator; the protein is MNEIIEKTRELGELIQNSEEMKNAKNAEILQENDDEAQALLKEFNLQRMNLARDMQNNKISREEAIQKNNEAFEEMLEKSESIKKYIDAKKEFDAMVNQVNQMLNFYITGQDPNCTHDCSTCGGCH
- the miaB gene encoding tRNA (N6-isopentenyl adenosine(37)-C2)-methylthiotransferase MiaB; translation: MAKLITKEQMAEQESYIMKLKEENMRYAAQNGHAKLALTETYGCQQNENDTERIRGMLRQAGFDFTDDSNKADVVIYNTCAVRENAEQKVFGRLGILKHIKEERKDMVIGVCGCMVQQEHITEKIKKVHEHVDLVFGTHALYKMPELLYRAIHEKKTVVDIDSSDGAIAEDIPIMRDDDKKAWVSVMYGCNNFCSYCIVPYVRGRERSRTPEAVIAEVKELVARGCSEIALLGQNVNSYGKDLDTDVDFADLIRMVNDIEGVERIRFMTSHPKDLSDKLIDAIAECDKVCKQLHLPVQAGSNKILKEMNRKYTKEDYLAKIEKVKKRIPNISLSTDIIVGFPTETKEDFEETLDVLRKVEYDNIFSFIYSRREGTPAAKLDFVLTDEEIHENFNKLLEVQNEISKRKNEAYVGRVEKVLVDGVSKNDETTLSGRCDSSKIVNFKGDKSLIGKYIDVRITEAHTWSLNGEIAE